A window of the Nitrosopumilus ureiphilus genome harbors these coding sequences:
- the aroA gene encoding 3-phosphoshikimate 1-carboxyvinyltransferase → MKCKVEKSKISGQIVCPANKSYTHRAIFLASLAGNNSKVENILHSADTIATIEACKKFGAEMEIEDSSIIVKNPIKFDKIVPEINTENSGTTIRIASGIASLFSEEITLTGDSSLQKRPMQPLLDALSSIGAQCTSTDGKPPIKIKGKISGGDVKIPGNFSSQFISALLISAPLTEKGINLTIEGNLVSKPYLDATIATMRKFGVTVQTLIPYKRYNIPPQIYKEATFTIPIDFSSLALLLSATVLNGDEITVKGNIGNLPQGDEVFIDILEQLGVTIVINDEEIKIKSPEKLTGGKFDLSNSPDLLPPLAILALKSSAPIEIVNVKHARLKETDRIAIISRELVKIGIKIEEKDDGLILEDSENLKGAELNSENDHRLFMSFCIAGMYVGDCTVTDPESVNVSFPNFIEEMNRLGAKIQVN, encoded by the coding sequence ATGAAGTGTAAAGTTGAAAAATCAAAAATTTCGGGACAAATAGTTTGTCCTGCAAATAAGAGTTATACACATAGAGCAATTTTTCTTGCTTCACTTGCTGGAAATAATAGCAAAGTAGAAAATATTTTACATTCAGCAGATACTATTGCCACCATAGAAGCATGTAAAAAATTCGGGGCGGAAATGGAAATTGAAGATTCATCAATAATTGTAAAAAATCCCATAAAATTCGACAAAATTGTGCCTGAAATCAATACAGAAAATTCAGGGACAACTATCAGAATCGCATCAGGAATCGCTAGTCTATTTTCTGAAGAGATTACTCTAACAGGTGATTCTAGTTTGCAGAAAAGGCCCATGCAGCCACTACTTGATGCATTATCAAGTATAGGAGCACAGTGCACTTCAACTGATGGAAAACCACCAATCAAAATCAAAGGAAAGATTTCCGGAGGAGATGTAAAAATCCCAGGAAATTTTTCTAGTCAGTTTATTTCAGCATTATTAATCAGTGCCCCTCTAACAGAAAAGGGAATTAATCTTACAATAGAAGGAAATTTAGTATCAAAACCATATCTTGATGCAACAATAGCTACAATGCGAAAATTTGGAGTTACAGTTCAAACATTAATCCCATACAAAAGATACAACATACCACCACAAATATACAAAGAGGCAACATTTACAATTCCCATTGATTTTTCTAGTCTCGCATTACTTCTTTCAGCTACTGTTCTTAACGGAGATGAAATCACAGTTAAAGGGAACATTGGAAATTTACCACAAGGTGATGAAGTGTTCATAGATATTTTAGAGCAGTTAGGAGTTACCATAGTGATTAATGATGAAGAAATCAAAATTAAATCGCCTGAAAAACTAACAGGGGGGAAATTTGATTTGAGTAATTCTCCAGATCTTCTTCCACCACTTGCAATTTTAGCATTAAAATCATCAGCACCAATTGAAATAGTTAATGTAAAACATGCAAGACTAAAAGAGACAGATCGAATTGCAATTATATCAAGAGAACTTGTAAAAATTGGAATCAAAATTGAAGAAAAAGACGACGGTTTAATTTTAGAAGATTCAGAGAATTTGAAAGGTGCTGAGCTAAATTCCGAAAATGATCACAGATTATTCATGTCTTTTTGTATTGCTGGAATGTATGTAGGAGATTGTACAGTAACAGATCCTGAATCAGTAAATGTTTCATTTCCAAATTTTATAGAAGAGATGAATCGTCTTGGTGCAAAAATTCAAGTGAATTAA
- a CDS encoding shikimate kinase, translated as MAKAKATVHGAVSLVNAIANQKGATLGIELKVEVTVETSPGKGIVIESDNKTLSSRLINKTVEKIISKKDLEQNKISIKLDSEIPTGYGLKSSSAISSAVALACAKIFKPKFTDQQILLVGVDASIESKVSITGAYDDACSCYYGGFNVTDNAKKRRIHFEKGPTNMIAVIFIPKNRKRGNLKNLKILSTVFENAWELARKANYWEAMTINGLATASILNSDPKIITSLIEKGALAASVSGNGPAIAAIVKKENESNIKKIFAALEGRVIVSKVNNKKAEVHEV; from the coding sequence ATGGCAAAAGCAAAGGCTACAGTCCATGGCGCTGTATCACTAGTTAACGCCATTGCAAATCAAAAGGGTGCAACTTTGGGGATAGAGTTGAAGGTAGAGGTCACAGTGGAGACAAGCCCAGGAAAAGGAATCGTAATTGAATCAGACAACAAAACCCTCAGTTCACGATTAATCAACAAAACAGTTGAGAAGATCATCTCAAAAAAAGATTTGGAGCAAAACAAAATCTCAATTAAACTAGATTCTGAAATTCCGACAGGATATGGATTAAAGAGTTCAAGTGCAATTTCATCGGCAGTTGCACTGGCATGTGCAAAGATATTCAAACCAAAATTTACTGATCAGCAAATTTTACTTGTAGGAGTTGATGCATCAATTGAATCCAAAGTGAGTATTACCGGGGCATATGATGATGCATGCTCATGTTACTATGGTGGATTTAATGTTACTGACAATGCAAAGAAAAGACGAATCCATTTTGAAAAAGGACCAACTAATATGATTGCAGTAATATTTATTCCAAAAAATAGAAAACGGGGGAATTTGAAAAATCTCAAAATTTTATCAACAGTATTTGAAAATGCTTGGGAATTGGCAAGAAAAGCAAATTATTGGGAAGCAATGACAATTAACGGTTTAGCTACTGCATCAATTCTGAATTCAGATCCTAAAATTATTACGAGTTTGATTGAAAAAGGTGCACTTGCAGCATCAGTTTCGGGTAATGGGCCTGCCATCGCTGCAATTGTAAAAAAAGAAAATGAATCAAACATTAAAAAAATATTTGCAGCTCTTGAAGGAAGAGTAATTGTTTCCAAAGTGAATAACAAAAAGGCTGAAGTTCATGAAGTGTAA
- the aroE gene encoding shikimate dehydrogenase, translated as MGKSFAVIGDPIDHSLSPNIHSAAFRELNLDCSYIAYRIPTGELEEGIEGLKKIKIDGFNITIPHKVEMMKYLDKMDESCSLIGAVNTVTNKDGVLKGYNTDMDGFLEPFKKKKLNIENTKVLLLGAGGAARAIVAGFAKEKAKNITIANRTLENAKNLSEFAKKIGLSANAIKIEDVKDSAKDYDIIVNATSIGLRNEPSPISLDNINEKTIVYDIVYMPMNTDFIKKAKEKNAVIIFGYEMLLGQAARAFEIWHHMEAPYNAMKKALLGGF; from the coding sequence ATGGGAAAATCATTTGCAGTTATTGGAGATCCAATTGATCATTCATTGTCTCCAAATATCCACAGTGCAGCATTTAGAGAATTAAATTTAGATTGTTCATACATTGCATATAGGATTCCAACAGGAGAATTAGAAGAAGGAATTGAAGGACTCAAAAAAATAAAGATAGACGGATTCAATATCACCATTCCACATAAAGTAGAGATGATGAAGTATTTGGATAAAATGGATGAGTCATGCAGTTTGATTGGTGCAGTAAATACTGTTACAAACAAAGATGGAGTTCTCAAAGGATACAATACAGACATGGATGGTTTTCTAGAGCCATTTAAGAAAAAGAAATTAAACATAGAAAATACCAAAGTTCTTCTTCTTGGTGCAGGAGGGGCAGCAAGAGCAATAGTTGCAGGATTTGCAAAAGAGAAAGCAAAGAACATCACTATTGCAAACAGAACTTTAGAAAACGCAAAGAACCTATCAGAGTTTGCAAAGAAAATTGGACTTTCTGCAAACGCAATCAAGATTGAAGATGTTAAAGACTCTGCAAAAGATTACGACATTATAGTAAACGCAACATCAATAGGACTAAGAAATGAGCCTAGTCCAATTTCATTAGATAATATCAATGAGAAGACAATAGTTTATGATATTGTATACATGCCAATGAATACAGATTTTATAAAAAAGGCAAAAGAAAAAAATGCAGTGATAATTTTTGGCTATGAAATGCTATTAGGTCAAGCAGCAAGAGCCTTTGAGATATGGCACCATATGGAAGCACCTTATAATGCCATGAAAAAAGCATTGTTAGGAGGATTTTGA
- the aroD gene encoding type I 3-dehydroquinate dehydratase — translation MKYKTCVSIAEETPNKIKQTLKIALKKSDLAEVRFDFLKIEQIPETLELIKKDLNRIVCTLRPKIEGGKFSGNEKERIAILKLIAEYNPFLLDVEFNTLKKNSQLTKYLKSTKTKLLVSWHDFKKTPKNAELKKKIAQMAKFSNNVKIVSTANTTDDATRMLELYSKKGKNNLISFAMGDMGRISRILCLYLGSPYTYVSLGKAVAPGQFSVDEVKKITNLK, via the coding sequence ATGAAGTACAAAACTTGCGTGTCAATTGCTGAAGAAACACCAAATAAAATTAAGCAGACATTAAAAATTGCATTGAAGAAATCGGATCTTGCCGAAGTAAGATTTGATTTTTTAAAAATTGAGCAAATTCCAGAGACATTAGAATTAATCAAAAAAGATCTAAATAGAATTGTATGTACACTCAGACCAAAAATCGAAGGCGGAAAATTTTCTGGAAATGAAAAGGAAAGAATAGCAATTCTGAAACTCATTGCAGAATATAATCCATTTTTGTTAGATGTTGAATTTAACACACTAAAGAAAAATTCACAATTAACAAAATATCTAAAATCAACAAAAACAAAATTGCTTGTTTCATGGCATGACTTTAAGAAAACTCCGAAAAATGCGGAATTAAAAAAGAAAATTGCTCAGATGGCCAAGTTCTCAAATAATGTAAAAATTGTGAGTACAGCAAATACAACAGATGATGCAACTAGAATGCTTGAATTGTATAGCAAGAAAGGAAAGAACAATTTGATATCATTTGCAATGGGAGACATGGGCAGGATTTCAAGGATTTTGTGCCTATATTTGGGCAGTCCATATACATACGTCTCTTTAGGAAAAGCAGTAGCACCAGGACAATTCAGTGTTGATGAAGTAAAGAAAATTACAAATCTAAAATAA
- a CDS encoding 3-dehydroquinate synthase II has protein sequence MSKNRELIISPKVSQTQLAKFLPQLESEGIKILYIDPKKLGKKKTKVQTVYPSNASNYVVLEKEGMVKPKGKKVGMKFQVLSNSDIEHILTVAKKGLDFVIVEVKDWKIIPLENIIAKLHKIHTKIFAIAKTPEEVRKMFSILEVGVDGVIFSTDSINEVREAMLYLGTRSFDMKPAKIIEIKEVGDGERVCVDTASMLHKGEGMLIGSRSNFLFLVHNESVGSSFTSPRPFRVNAGAVHCYTLSPDGTTNYLSEVETGSEVLILNSKGKARRATVGRSKIERRPMLMIKASAGGEIGGIIAQDAETIRFVKPNGQLVSVTHLKKGDTVMVHSKPATGRHFGMEVSDEYILEK, from the coding sequence TTGAGTAAGAATAGAGAATTAATTATTTCACCCAAAGTCTCACAAACACAATTAGCTAAATTTCTTCCACAATTAGAGTCTGAAGGAATTAAGATATTGTATATTGATCCAAAGAAACTAGGAAAGAAAAAAACAAAGGTGCAAACAGTTTATCCTTCAAATGCATCAAACTACGTAGTTCTTGAAAAAGAGGGAATGGTAAAACCAAAAGGCAAGAAAGTTGGAATGAAATTTCAAGTATTATCAAATTCAGATATCGAGCACATCCTTACTGTTGCAAAGAAAGGATTAGACTTTGTGATTGTGGAGGTTAAAGATTGGAAAATTATTCCATTAGAAAACATTATAGCAAAACTTCATAAAATACACACAAAAATTTTTGCAATTGCAAAAACTCCTGAAGAAGTAAGAAAGATGTTCTCAATTTTAGAAGTAGGAGTAGACGGAGTAATTTTCAGCACAGATTCAATTAACGAGGTAAGAGAAGCAATGCTATACCTAGGAACCAGAAGTTTCGATATGAAGCCAGCAAAGATTATTGAGATTAAAGAAGTGGGCGATGGAGAACGAGTATGTGTGGATACTGCATCTATGCTTCACAAAGGAGAAGGCATGCTAATTGGAAGCAGATCCAACTTTTTGTTTCTTGTCCATAATGAATCAGTAGGGTCGTCATTTACATCACCTAGACCATTTAGAGTGAATGCAGGTGCAGTTCACTGTTACACATTATCACCAGATGGAACAACTAACTATCTCTCAGAAGTTGAAACCGGTTCTGAAGTTTTAATTTTAAATTCTAAAGGAAAGGCAAGAAGAGCAACTGTAGGAAGATCAAAAATAGAAAGAAGACCAATGTTGATGATCAAAGCTTCTGCAGGAGGAGAGATTGGAGGAATAATTGCACAGGATGCTGAAACAATTAGGTTTGTAAAACCTAACGGACAACTAGTGTCAGTCACACACCTAAAAAAAGGAGACACAGTCATGGTTCATTCAAAGCCTGCAACAGGGAGACATTTTGGAATGGAAGTTTCAGATGAATACATACTAGAAAAATGA
- a CDS encoding 2-amino-3,7-dideoxy-D-threo-hept-6-ulosonate synthase, producing MVSGNQIRLNRILRKGRMLCIPMDHGISNGPIEGLEDPASTIYKCEGHGLTSVIINKGILKTLPKPTKVGVLVHFSSSTSLSLSPNRKMLTGTVKEAVAMGADGVSLHINIGGKEEPEMLEQLGMTADQCHRWGMPLLAMMYPRGENIKDPHDPEIVSHVARIGAECGADIVKTLYTGDIDSFAKIVKSTPVPIVIAGGPKAKTDLDILQMTEDAMTAGAKGITYGRNIFAHKTPEKIVEALADIIFRKATAKEAMKKIE from the coding sequence ATGGTATCAGGTAATCAAATCAGATTAAATCGAATTCTTCGAAAAGGAAGAATGTTATGTATTCCAATGGATCATGGCATTTCAAATGGACCAATTGAAGGTCTTGAAGATCCTGCCTCTACAATTTACAAATGTGAAGGACACGGACTTACTAGCGTAATTATCAATAAAGGAATTCTCAAAACACTGCCAAAACCAACCAAAGTTGGAGTTTTAGTTCATTTCTCAAGTAGCACATCATTATCATTATCACCTAACCGAAAAATGCTAACTGGAACAGTAAAGGAAGCAGTTGCCATGGGTGCAGATGGAGTGTCATTACACATCAACATAGGAGGCAAAGAAGAACCAGAGATGTTAGAGCAATTAGGAATGACTGCAGACCAATGTCACAGATGGGGAATGCCACTTTTAGCAATGATGTATCCAAGAGGTGAAAATATCAAAGACCCACATGATCCTGAAATTGTTTCACATGTTGCAAGAATTGGAGCAGAATGTGGTGCAGATATTGTAAAAACACTGTACACAGGAGATATTGATTCATTTGCAAAAATTGTGAAAAGTACACCAGTGCCAATTGTAATTGCAGGGGGACCTAAAGCAAAAACAGATTTAGATATTCTTCAAATGACTGAAGATGCCATGACTGCAGGAGCTAAAGGAATCACATATGGTAGAAATATCTTTGCACACAAAACACCTGAAAAAATAGTTGAAGCATTAGCTGACATAATTTTTAGAAAAGCAACTGCAAAGGAAGCAATGAAGAAAATTGAGTAA
- the mqnC gene encoding cyclic dehypoxanthinyl futalosine synthase — MSQTTEQIQKSDIKDILENSLKGQRPGPEDCLRLLESDDVHLMGLVSGHLTKKKFGKKASFVNNIILNYTNVCITDCKFCAFYRSPGAEDSYTLTLDQIESRVKAACDMFKIRQVLIQGGHNPSLKIEYYEDAFRMIRKKFPKVGVHGLSTSEIDMIARVEKSSTKEILSRLKDAGLQSIPGAGAEILTDSVKDIISPKKISSDDWIKIMDEAHSLGIPSSATMMYGHVENKNDIVEHFFKIAKLQEKTKGFMAFIPWNFEPNNTLMHEEGLVEYGTGGIQLLKMIAISRLVFDGLIPHIQSSWLTNGVGMAQLALQYGADDFGGTLIGEEVVSCTGARSTELTDKIIMDAIHQIGYEVEERDNFYNPVTL, encoded by the coding sequence TTGAGTCAGACTACTGAACAAATTCAAAAAAGCGACATTAAAGATATTTTGGAAAATTCTCTTAAAGGTCAACGGCCTGGACCTGAGGACTGCTTGAGACTCTTAGAGTCTGATGACGTTCATTTGATGGGTCTTGTTTCAGGTCATTTGACAAAAAAGAAGTTTGGCAAAAAAGCCTCTTTTGTAAACAACATTATTTTGAATTATACCAATGTATGTATCACTGATTGCAAGTTTTGTGCATTTTACCGATCTCCAGGTGCTGAAGATTCTTACACACTTACCCTTGATCAAATAGAATCCAGAGTAAAGGCTGCATGTGACATGTTTAAGATTCGTCAAGTCTTGATTCAAGGTGGACACAATCCAAGTTTGAAGATAGAGTACTATGAAGATGCATTTAGAATGATCCGAAAGAAATTCCCAAAAGTTGGAGTTCATGGATTATCTACATCTGAAATTGATATGATTGCAAGAGTTGAAAAATCTTCCACTAAAGAAATTTTATCTAGACTAAAAGATGCCGGACTACAATCAATACCTGGTGCTGGTGCTGAAATTTTAACGGATTCTGTTAAAGATATTATCAGTCCAAAGAAAATCTCCAGTGATGATTGGATTAAAATTATGGATGAGGCCCACTCACTTGGAATTCCATCTTCTGCAACAATGATGTATGGTCATGTAGAAAACAAAAATGATATTGTTGAACACTTTTTCAAAATTGCAAAACTGCAAGAAAAAACTAAAGGCTTCATGGCATTTATTCCGTGGAATTTTGAACCAAACAATACTTTGATGCACGAAGAAGGATTGGTAGAATACGGGACTGGAGGAATCCAACTATTGAAGATGATTGCAATATCAAGATTGGTCTTTGATGGATTGATTCCACACATTCAATCTTCATGGCTCACTAATGGTGTTGGTATGGCACAACTTGCATTGCAGTATGGCGCTGATGATTTTGGTGGTACTCTAATTGGGGAGGAGGTAGTTTCATGCACTGGTGCACGCTCAACTGAGCTCACTGACAAAATAATCATGGATGCAATTCATCAGATTGGATATGAAGTAGAAGAGCGAGATAATTTCTATAATCCTGTAACTCTATAG
- a CDS encoding menaquinone biosynthesis decarboxylase, with translation MAIEDIHEFVSELEKKGELKRVKTQVDTDLEIAEILRREMYSNGPAILFENVKGFDMPVLGNAFGSMKRLEIGLEMTDFTEIGKRIADMTKMDMPSGILNKIKKLPELSKMTASFPKAETSGPVTEITSSNASFDDLPILKSWQNDAGRFITLGLVATKHPETGVRNLGVYRMQIIDKTHASMHWQKHKRGAHHGDISKDRGEKIPVAIIIGGEPATIFSSIAPVPEGLDKYLFAGITRKEGIKTVKCKTIDLDVPANAEIVLEGYVDPADIRDEGPFGDHTGYYTPVEPYPTFTLTGIMRRKDPIYVTTVVGKPILEDAYIGKVIERSFLPLIQMFHPEVVDFSMPAAGWFQGFAIISIKKRYPGQANKVMMGLWGMGQLSLTKMFVVVDEDINVHDINDVIWAITTRADAARDTTIINNTPTDTLDPASPLVNLGSKMGIDATQKTREEGYEREIQQPVKVDAKTKSLVDAKWSDYGL, from the coding sequence ATGGCAATTGAAGATATTCATGAGTTCGTCTCAGAACTAGAAAAAAAGGGAGAATTGAAGAGAGTAAAAACTCAAGTCGATACGGATTTAGAAATTGCAGAAATCCTGAGAAGAGAAATGTATTCTAATGGTCCTGCGATTCTTTTTGAAAATGTAAAGGGATTTGACATGCCAGTTTTGGGAAATGCGTTTGGTTCAATGAAAAGATTAGAGATAGGACTGGAGATGACAGATTTCACTGAAATTGGTAAACGAATTGCAGATATGACAAAGATGGACATGCCATCAGGAATACTAAACAAGATAAAAAAACTTCCAGAATTATCAAAGATGACAGCATCATTTCCTAAAGCAGAAACAAGTGGCCCTGTAACTGAGATAACATCAAGCAATGCGTCTTTTGATGATTTACCAATTTTAAAATCATGGCAAAATGATGCAGGAAGATTCATCACTTTGGGGTTAGTCGCAACAAAGCATCCAGAAACAGGTGTAAGAAATCTTGGGGTTTACAGAATGCAGATTATTGACAAAACTCATGCATCAATGCACTGGCAGAAACACAAACGAGGAGCTCATCACGGAGATATTTCAAAAGATAGAGGGGAAAAAATTCCAGTAGCAATAATTATTGGAGGAGAACCTGCAACAATATTTTCATCAATTGCACCAGTTCCAGAAGGACTTGACAAGTATTTGTTTGCAGGAATTACCCGAAAGGAAGGAATCAAAACTGTAAAATGTAAAACAATTGATTTGGATGTTCCAGCAAATGCAGAGATTGTTTTAGAAGGATATGTTGATCCTGCAGACATCAGAGACGAAGGACCATTTGGAGATCATACAGGATACTATACACCAGTTGAGCCATATCCAACATTTACACTTACTGGAATTATGAGAAGAAAAGATCCAATTTATGTAACAACGGTAGTCGGAAAACCAATTCTAGAGGACGCATATATTGGAAAAGTAATTGAAAGATCATTTTTGCCATTGATACAAATGTTCCATCCAGAAGTTGTAGACTTTAGCATGCCAGCAGCAGGATGGTTCCAAGGATTTGCGATTATTTCAATCAAAAAGAGATATCCAGGTCAAGCAAATAAAGTGATGATGGGATTATGGGGAATGGGACAGTTGTCATTAACAAAGATGTTTGTTGTGGTAGATGAGGACATCAATGTTCATGATATCAACGATGTTATTTGGGCAATTACTACTAGAGCAGATGCTGCAAGAGACACTACAATTATCAATAACACACCAACGGATACTCTTGATCCGGCATCACCTCTTGTCAATCTAGGTTCGAAGATGGGAATTGATGCAACACAAAAAACTAGAGAAGAAGGATACGAAAGAGAAATTCAACAACCTGTGAAAGTTGATGCCAAAACAAAGAGTCTAGTTGATGCTAAATGGTCTGATTATGGACTATAG
- a CDS encoding trans-sialidase yields the protein MASAKKQTKQDLENKIAELEAKLNQLSTQLEAKSAPKPAEVKPAETKPSTAKPAERPTETTKPKGTLPKGMEQKPAEAPKPQDAPKPAETTSQPPATVQEALENAYYTAPMTSFHDYRAKVTGYSPAPNRYFVRRTAPVGKVPTRNWNDQKATVTGYTAPSNQYFATRARMAFHPSDKTFGGFSGINLSIEGVAAQVQAPTPEPPKPAKGTLPKGF from the coding sequence ATGGCATCTGCTAAAAAGCAAACAAAGCAAGATCTTGAAAACAAGATTGCCGAATTAGAAGCAAAATTAAATCAACTCTCTACTCAACTAGAAGCAAAATCTGCTCCAAAACCAGCTGAAGTAAAACCAGCAGAAACAAAACCATCTACTGCAAAACCAGCTGAAAGACCTACAGAAACCACCAAACCTAAAGGCACTCTACCAAAAGGTATGGAACAAAAACCAGCAGAAGCTCCTAAACCACAGGATGCACCAAAACCAGCTGAAACAACATCACAACCTCCAGCAACAGTACAAGAGGCTTTAGAGAATGCATACTATACTGCTCCAATGACTTCATTCCATGATTACAGGGCAAAAGTAACAGGATATTCTCCAGCACCTAACAGATACTTTGTAAGAAGAACTGCTCCTGTAGGAAAAGTCCCAACAAGAAACTGGAATGATCAAAAAGCAACAGTTACTGGTTATACAGCACCATCAAACCAATACTTTGCAACAAGAGCAAGAATGGCATTCCATCCATCTGATAAAACATTTGGAGGATTCAGTGGCATTAACTTGAGTATTGAAGGCGTTGCAGCACAAGTGCAAGCACCGACACCAGAACCACCAAAACCCGCTAAAGGCACACTTCCAAAAGGTTTCTAA
- a CDS encoding cation:proton antiporter, translating to MELEQIFISVVILLAVARLLGELFRRFKQPALGGELLAGIILGPTIFGIIIPDENLELISTIAIFFIMLFIGLEMDLRELKKTGKYAFVISVLSLIIPFFIGFQISILFGSSLVQSLFMGLLLSVTSVPVSAIILLELGILKTKIGNTVMSVAVVDDIISLVILAVILQIHVTGNTILDVIDIGLSVIPMLIYIVGIIFLAFAIHKFNYWFPHRLELFFTKAKTREATFGILIIMTIALSLLAQLAGLHFIIGTFFAGLIFSGKILGKREADKSYGILSGVTFGFFAPLFFAILGIKFSGQSLEMVLLPLTLLVAFGIFGKTLGGFIGARLCKLSKTESLAIASLLNGRGTVGLAITALAYSIGILDLTLFSVAVAICFITTVLTPIIANPLLKKITTM from the coding sequence TTGGAATTGGAACAAATATTCATCAGTGTTGTAATATTACTTGCAGTAGCCAGATTATTAGGAGAATTATTTCGTAGATTTAAGCAACCTGCTTTAGGTGGCGAATTACTTGCAGGAATAATACTTGGCCCCACCATATTTGGAATTATCATACCTGATGAAAATCTTGAACTGATTTCTACAATTGCAATTTTCTTTATTATGTTATTCATAGGGCTTGAAATGGATCTAAGAGAACTTAAAAAAACTGGAAAGTATGCGTTTGTAATATCTGTACTTTCCTTAATAATACCATTTTTCATAGGTTTTCAAATATCAATTCTTTTTGGTTCATCTCTAGTTCAATCATTGTTTATGGGATTATTGTTATCGGTTACATCCGTACCTGTCAGTGCTATAATTTTGCTAGAATTGGGAATATTAAAAACAAAAATTGGCAACACGGTAATGTCTGTTGCAGTAGTGGATGACATAATTTCATTGGTCATACTTGCAGTAATTTTGCAAATACATGTAACAGGAAACACCATACTTGATGTTATCGATATCGGATTATCTGTAATTCCAATGTTAATCTATATTGTTGGAATTATATTTTTAGCATTTGCCATTCACAAATTTAATTATTGGTTTCCTCACAGATTAGAATTATTCTTCACAAAAGCTAAGACTAGGGAGGCGACATTTGGTATTTTGATAATTATGACAATAGCATTATCGCTTTTAGCACAACTAGCTGGTCTTCATTTTATCATAGGCACTTTTTTCGCAGGTTTGATTTTTAGTGGAAAAATACTTGGTAAAAGAGAAGCCGATAAATCATATGGAATATTATCTGGAGTGACATTTGGATTTTTTGCACCATTATTTTTTGCGATTCTTGGAATAAAATTCAGTGGTCAGTCATTAGAGATGGTTTTGCTTCCATTAACATTATTGGTAGCATTCGGTATTTTTGGAAAAACACTAGGAGGATTTATTGGTGCCAGATTATGTAAATTATCAAAAACAGAAAGTTTGGCAATTGCATCATTGTTAAATGGACGAGGAACTGTAGGTCTCGCCATTACGGCTTTAGCATATTCGATTGGGATTTTAGATCTTACTTTATTTTCTGTTGCAGTAGCAATTTGTTTTATTACTACTGTGTTAACACCAATTATTGCAAACCCATTGTTAAAAAAAATAACAACAATGTGA